Proteins encoded together in one uncultured Desulfosarcina sp. window:
- a CDS encoding TerC family protein: protein MGDALGLLALLIGLELVLGVDNVLVIAIFVGRLPEDQRQKARIVGLSLAMVARIVMLAVVVALASLTRPVIADFSVRDLILLAGGLFLLYKAATEIHHTVEIKDEAHGAATRGTGSFAAIIAQIVMLDIVFSVDSVITAVGLTQHLWIIVTAVVLSFIGILFYARPIGDFILRHPALKILALSFLITIGVTIFMEGMHKHVPKAYIYLPMGFALMVEMLQMRYDHNRLRQKGMTPDA from the coding sequence ATGGGAGATGCATTGGGGTTGCTGGCCCTGCTCATTGGGCTGGAACTGGTTCTGGGGGTCGATAACGTACTGGTGATCGCCATTTTTGTGGGGCGACTGCCGGAAGACCAGCGGCAAAAGGCCCGCATCGTCGGACTGAGTCTTGCCATGGTGGCCCGCATCGTTATGCTGGCCGTGGTTGTGGCACTGGCCAGTCTGACCCGGCCCGTGATCGCCGATTTTTCGGTCAGGGACCTGATTCTTCTGGCCGGCGGACTGTTTCTGCTCTACAAGGCCGCAACGGAGATCCATCACACCGTGGAAATAAAGGACGAAGCACACGGAGCGGCAACCAGGGGGACGGGATCCTTTGCCGCCATAATCGCCCAGATCGTGATGCTGGACATCGTTTTTTCCGTAGACTCGGTGATCACGGCGGTAGGGCTTACCCAGCATTTGTGGATCATCGTTACGGCGGTGGTGCTCTCTTTTATTGGCATCCTTTTTTACGCCCGGCCCATCGGCGATTTCATCCTGCGCCATCCCGCCCTCAAGATCCTGGCCCTCTCTTTCCTCATCACTATCGGTGTAACCATATTCATGGAGGGCATGCACAAGCATGTGCCCAAGGCCTATATCTACCTGCCCATGGGATTCGCCCTCATGGTGGAAATGCTGCAGATGCGATACGATCACAATCGCCTCCGGCAAAAGGGCATGACACCGGATGCCTGA